In Pseudomonadota bacterium, a genomic segment contains:
- a CDS encoding tetratricopeptide repeat protein, producing the protein MFRGLHRTALFAAAVSFVSCGPSRHTDNPFDEDADLPAGQALIEQGDYEKAATVFEALAKESPDDPALHYYLGLAKAGLDDVAGAEAAYKRAIELDATLLEARSNLGVLLLAKGDLEAARYELEACLDLDPEDADSHYNLGLALEASELLAEAEKEFARAAELAPDDPLPLMALAEAARRAKKLDAALGWYEKAASAAPGEPLVSLGKAQILLDLKKGDDAAAALRAIEKMEAADATALASAGLLLAKAGRDADAIDLYRAAIGKDQKFPRAHVLLANALARAKRFDEAAAEFEKYLELAPDAEDADAARKGIEACTKQAEKKP; encoded by the coding sequence ATGTTCAGGGGGCTCCATCGCACCGCGCTCTTCGCCGCAGCGGTCTCCTTCGTCTCGTGCGGGCCGTCCCGCCATACCGACAACCCGTTCGACGAGGACGCCGACCTCCCCGCCGGCCAGGCGCTCATCGAGCAGGGGGATTACGAAAAGGCGGCGACCGTGTTCGAGGCGCTCGCAAAGGAGAGCCCGGACGATCCGGCGCTGCACTACTACCTCGGCTTGGCCAAGGCGGGACTCGACGACGTGGCGGGGGCCGAGGCGGCGTACAAGCGCGCGATCGAGCTCGACGCCACGCTGCTCGAGGCTCGCAGCAACCTGGGCGTGCTGCTCCTCGCCAAGGGCGATCTCGAGGCGGCGCGCTACGAGCTCGAGGCGTGCCTCGATCTCGATCCCGAGGACGCGGACTCCCACTACAACCTGGGGCTCGCCCTCGAGGCCTCGGAGCTTCTTGCGGAGGCGGAGAAGGAGTTCGCCCGCGCCGCGGAGCTCGCCCCCGACGACCCGCTGCCCTTGATGGCGCTCGCGGAGGCCGCGCGGCGCGCGAAGAAGCTCGACGCGGCGCTCGGTTGGTACGAGAAGGCGGCGTCGGCCGCGCCGGGCGAGCCGCTCGTCTCGCTCGGCAAGGCGCAGATCCTCCTGGATCTCAAGAAGGGCGACGACGCGGCTGCCGCGCTGCGCGCGATCGAAAAGATGGAGGCCGCGGACGCGACCGCGCTCGCCTCGGCGGGGCTCCTGCTCGCCAAGGCCGGACGCGACGCGGACGCCATCGATCTCTACAGGGCCGCCATCGGGAAGGACCAGAAGTTCCCGCGCGCCCACGTCCTCCTCGCGAACGCGCTCGCCCGCGCGAAGCGGTTCGACGAGGCGGCGGCCGAATTCGAGAAGTACCTCGAGCTCGCCCCGGACGCCGAGGACGCCGACGCCGCCCGCAAGGGGATCGAGGCGTGCACGAAGCAGGCGGAGAAGAAGCCCTGA
- a CDS encoding response regulator, protein MHLVRAVGSDPCPPPKRSAPRVLAVDDNPGVLNAINRALPGKGFEAIDVAATAAQALELARSNPRLALVDVGLGDGEPDGIDLVRDLRAAGYEGFVCMLTGYEDPGTMLRALLAGADEYLLKRCCDLGNDVEAMLARGTRPAATGPLDPERHGRFLRSAGLTGEQIEALCSYAAHGFPENKGLASLLGASESAASKLVRRAEEKLGVANRGQLVRLLTVLSGFGERERWRKEAREAERRAQRGGTEKTT, encoded by the coding sequence ATGCATCTGGTTCGTGCCGTTGGATCGGATCCATGCCCCCCCCCGAAGAGATCGGCTCCCAGGGTTCTCGCCGTCGACGATAACCCCGGAGTCCTGAACGCCATTAACCGAGCCCTCCCGGGAAAGGGGTTCGAGGCGATCGACGTCGCGGCGACCGCCGCTCAGGCGCTGGAGCTCGCGCGATCGAACCCTCGGCTCGCGCTCGTCGACGTTGGCTTAGGCGACGGCGAGCCGGACGGGATCGACCTCGTGCGGGATCTGCGCGCGGCGGGATACGAGGGGTTCGTGTGCATGCTGACCGGCTACGAAGACCCCGGGACGATGCTGCGCGCCCTGCTCGCCGGCGCGGACGAGTACCTGCTCAAGCGGTGCTGCGACCTCGGCAACGACGTCGAGGCGATGCTCGCGCGGGGCACGCGTCCCGCCGCGACGGGGCCGCTCGATCCGGAACGCCACGGGCGGTTCCTCCGGTCGGCCGGGCTCACCGGCGAGCAGATCGAGGCGCTGTGCTCGTACGCGGCGCACGGCTTCCCGGAGAACAAGGGGCTCGCGTCGCTGCTCGGCGCGTCCGAGAGCGCGGCGAGCAAGCTCGTGCGGCGCGCCGAGGAGAAGCTCGGAGTCGCGAACCGCGGGCAGCTCGTGCGGCTGCTCACGGTTCTCTCCGGGTTCGGCGAGCGGGAGCGTTGGCGCAAGGAGGCGCGGGAGGCCGAGCGCCGCGCGCAACGGGGCGGCACGGAAAAGACGACCTGA